The sequence TGGCTGATGCCAGTGGGGAAGCACGCCGTCCGGCCGCAAATTGACGAAAGGGAGAACCCGCCAGCCCGCCCGAACGGCCGGCGCCCCATCGGTGTAGGCGCCCCGGAAGTTCGGCCAGCGATAGGCGCCGAGCTCCGGATGGCTGCGAGCGATCCCATCGGCCAGCGCGAGCAGCTCCGGGTCGCTGCGCAGGGGCCACAGCATCGTCTCCTGAACCAGATAACATGGGCCGCTCCCGGGACCGCCCAGGGTGTCCAGGACGATAAAAATGGGGCGCCCGAGGTCTGCATGCTGTCGGATGAAGGCGGCGGCCCCATAGGCGCCGACTTCCTCGCAACCCGTGCACAGCGCCCATACCTCCGTGCGCTGAAGGGGCTCCCGACGAAGCCGCTCCGCCAGCGCCAGGACCATCCCGGCGCCGGTGGCGTTGTCGTTCGCGCCGCACGTGTAGGGCGTGAGGTCCGCCTGGACGGCGATGGCAAAGACCGCGGCGAGCAGCAGCCCCGGCAGCAGCGCCGGCAGGCCCCAGTTCGGGTTCCCGGTGATCGCGCCGATCAAAAACAGACCCCCGATCCCCACTGCCCCAGGAAGCCCCAGGGTCACCAGCATCCGGTAGATCGCCAGCGCTCGAAGGGAGGAAAACGCCCACGGCGTGCGATGGGTGTCCAGATGACCACACAGGATCACCCGTTGCTGGACCGGCCCGGCCGGCGGCAGGATGGCATAGACGTTCTGGCTTCGCCCCCTGGGAACCAGCCATCGGAGGGGGTTCGGCGTGAAGGTGAGCTCCAGCGCCGTGCAGAGGACCAGCAGGAAGAGGCCGAGGGCGGCGATCCATCGGCCGCCGATGAAGAAAACCGGGAACATCAGGAGCATCCCCCCGGTGGCGATGGCGAAAGGACGCCATGCCGAGGTGGCGCTCACGAAAGGCTCCACCCGTGGCTCCAGCCCCAGCTCCCGGAACACGCGGACGGCATATTCCGCAGCTTTCCGCTCCGCGTCCGTGGTGCTTCCCCGGGGTCCGATGGTCCCCGTTAGATAGGCCACGTGGTCCATCGTGGAAGCCATGGGCGCTCCTCGCTTTCGATGGAAGATCCTCCCACAGGCATCGCTTCTCCCATGGCGTGGGCCGTTCCGGATGGCCCACGCCATGCAAAGCGCGGAGCCCCGTCTATTGCTCCAGCAACCATTCCAGCCCCAGCTCTCGAAGCTTCTCCGGCGCAGGCACCCCTTCCCGGGTCCAGCCCGCCAGCTCGTAATAGCGATCCAGGGCTCGCTCCATGGCTTCCCGATCCAGGGCCATGCCGGCGGTGGGGCCTGTTCCCTGCAGGGCTTTAAAGAATTTCTTCGGAAGCTGATCCGCCCGGCGATCCAGGCCTTCCCGCGCATTGAACCACCGCAGCATATTCAGACGGCGCTCCCCGATCCGCAACAGCTCCTCCAGGGTGAAATCCGTCCAGCCGGTCACCGCGCGGACCATCCGCACCGTCTCCTCAGGC comes from Thermoflexus sp. and encodes:
- a CDS encoding M28 family metallopeptidase, producing the protein MASTMDHVAYLTGTIGPRGSTTDAERKAAEYAVRVFRELGLEPRVEPFVSATSAWRPFAIATGGMLLMFPVFFIGGRWIAALGLFLLVLCTALELTFTPNPLRWLVPRGRSQNVYAILPPAGPVQQRVILCGHLDTHRTPWAFSSLRALAIYRMLVTLGLPGAVGIGGLFLIGAITGNPNWGLPALLPGLLLAAVFAIAVQADLTPYTCGANDNATGAGMVLALAERLRREPLQRTEVWALCTGCEEVGAYGAAAFIRQHADLGRPIFIVLDTLGGPGSGPCYLVQETMLWPLRSDPELLALADGIARSHPELGAYRWPNFRGAYTDGAPAVRAGWRVLPFVNLRPDGVLPHWHQPSDVYENVDPEVVARTEDFVWKLLRAIDAGLEDRGGAAAP